One window of Botrimarina mediterranea genomic DNA carries:
- a CDS encoding nucleoside hydrolase has translation MPRKVILDLDPGVDDAVAICVALADPNLEVIAVTATGGAVSPDQASRNLQAIVERIDPPRRPRIGVADALQPLRTDARDLHGANGLCGAELPVAEKANRHLSPKVIAEEVRANPGEIVLIGGGPMSNVAAVLTRERDAAETLLDVVVQGGSVAVGGDVTAAAEFNVYCDAGSAREVFRSNLIPTVVPLDVVGSMSFSYDLLDFVRNRDSRTCRLLAELLPGYYRAYRQRFGIEGVRLHALVALLAAAYPGIAKATPMYADVETSGELTHGATVFDRRDVPGGEVNVEVVMSIDAEAARDIVFRALDQAV, from the coding sequence ATGCCACGCAAAGTGATCCTCGACCTCGACCCTGGCGTCGATGACGCGGTAGCGATCTGCGTCGCGCTGGCCGATCCCAATCTAGAAGTGATCGCGGTGACGGCCACCGGCGGCGCCGTCTCGCCGGACCAAGCGTCGCGGAACTTGCAGGCGATCGTCGAGCGGATCGACCCGCCCCGACGGCCGCGGATCGGCGTCGCCGACGCGCTGCAGCCGCTACGGACCGACGCCCGCGACCTCCACGGCGCCAACGGCCTCTGCGGAGCCGAACTCCCCGTCGCAGAAAAAGCCAACCGGCACCTTTCGCCGAAGGTGATCGCCGAAGAGGTCCGCGCCAACCCCGGCGAGATCGTCCTGATTGGTGGCGGCCCGATGTCGAACGTCGCCGCCGTCCTGACGCGCGAGCGCGACGCCGCCGAGACGCTGCTCGACGTCGTCGTCCAAGGCGGCAGCGTCGCCGTTGGTGGAGACGTCACCGCAGCGGCCGAGTTCAACGTCTACTGCGACGCCGGCTCGGCGCGCGAAGTCTTCCGCAGCAACCTGATCCCGACCGTCGTACCGCTCGATGTGGTCGGTTCTATGAGCTTCAGCTACGACTTGCTCGACTTCGTTCGCAACCGCGATTCGCGAACCTGCCGACTTCTCGCCGAACTCTTGCCCGGGTACTACCGCGCCTACCGTCAACGCTTTGGCATCGAAGGCGTCCGCTTGCATGCGCTGGTCGCCCTGCTCGCCGCCGCGTACCCGGGCATCGCCAAGGCGACGCCGATGTACGCCGATGTCGAGACCTCTGGCGAACTGACGCACGGCGCCACCGTCTTCGACCGCCGCGACGTGCCCGGCGGCGAAGTCAATGTCGAAGTCGTGATGTCGATCGACGCCGAAGCGGCGCGAGACATTGTGTTCCGCGCGCTCGATCAGGCCGTGTGA
- a CDS encoding GNAT family N-acetyltransferase — MFVSEAGNGLETALLTLRYLCPLTAPNMPNDVLIRRADLTSPADAAAYLAVLDMYSRDPLGDGKPLDDEVRERIVPALIEHPTTLIWLAFDGDRPIGFITAFRGFSSFKARPLVNIHDIAVASEMRGKGIGKALLAAAEEYARETGCCRLTLEVLERNPARAVYEAAGYRQAAYAPGAGGALFYVRPLD, encoded by the coding sequence ATGTTCGTTTCGGAGGCCGGAAACGGCCTGGAAACGGCCCTGCTGACGCTTCGCTACCTTTGCCCGCTTACTGCCCCAAACATGCCTAACGACGTGCTCATTCGCCGCGCGGACCTCACTTCCCCTGCCGACGCCGCGGCGTATCTAGCGGTGCTCGACATGTATTCGCGCGACCCGCTGGGCGATGGGAAGCCGCTCGACGACGAGGTGCGTGAGCGGATCGTTCCCGCGTTGATTGAACATCCGACGACGCTCATTTGGTTGGCGTTCGACGGCGATCGGCCGATCGGGTTCATCACGGCGTTTCGCGGGTTCTCGAGTTTCAAGGCGCGGCCGCTGGTGAACATCCACGACATCGCCGTCGCGTCCGAGATGCGTGGCAAAGGAATCGGCAAGGCGCTGCTCGCCGCGGCCGAAGAGTACGCCCGAGAGACGGGTTGCTGCCGGCTGACGCTCGAGGTGCTAGAGCGCAATCCGGCGCGGGCGGTTTACGAAGCGGCAGGCTACCGGCAAGCCGCCTACGCGCCCGGAGCGGGAGGGGCGTTGTTCTACGTCCGGCCGCTGGACTGA
- a CDS encoding M50 family metallopeptidase, giving the protein MNAGGPATVAALIAVAIWMWLAMLLTHELGHVVAAMFTGGKIMAVELRPGWLPHTLVDPNPRPSVVLWSGFLSGWIAPQMTAPAWRIRAGFVGPVLRAWAAFCLLAGGVYLAAGGAERLTDTGQFLANGWSHALLILIGATVAALGYGRSRAAWIALAKDVEAKPITRRAAIAWWCWLAAWAAGQGMLHTTVQPSQ; this is encoded by the coding sequence GTGAACGCCGGCGGCCCGGCGACGGTCGCTGCCTTGATCGCGGTGGCGATCTGGATGTGGCTGGCGATGCTGTTGACGCACGAGCTCGGCCACGTCGTCGCGGCGATGTTCACCGGCGGGAAGATCATGGCGGTTGAACTTCGACCGGGCTGGCTGCCGCACACGTTGGTCGATCCGAATCCGCGGCCGAGCGTCGTCCTGTGGAGCGGGTTTCTGTCGGGCTGGATCGCGCCGCAAATGACGGCGCCGGCATGGCGAATCCGCGCCGGTTTCGTTGGCCCGGTGCTGAGAGCCTGGGCGGCGTTCTGCCTGTTGGCGGGCGGCGTCTACCTGGCGGCCGGCGGCGCCGAACGACTCACCGACACGGGCCAGTTCCTCGCCAACGGTTGGTCGCACGCGCTGCTGATCCTCATTGGCGCCACCGTCGCCGCGCTCGGCTACGGACGGTCTCGCGCGGCGTGGATCGCGCTCGCGAAGGACGTCGAAGCGAAGCCAATCACACGGCGAGCGGCGATCGCTTGGTGGTGCTGGCTCGCCGCCTGGGCGGCAGGCCAGGGGATGCTGCACACAACCGTCCAACCCTCCCAGTAA
- a CDS encoding acetyl-CoA carboxylase carboxyltransferase subunit alpha, whose amino-acid sequence MSAGPGLEFEQSLQALEAEVRRHEAAPDKTPEQHEELRAMKRKLADATRDVYSKLDAWDTVRVARLQDRPKFTDYVELVFDEFVELHGDKFFGDDRALRTGFAKLDGLKVMLVGHHKGKTFKERTECYFGCAHPEGYRKAMSKMKMAAKYGMPIVCLIDTPGAYPGIGAEERGQAQVIAESMLLMSKLRTPIVCVVIGEGGSGGALGIGVGDRVAVLEHAYYSVISPEGCAGILWKSHDYADRAARALQLTSKRLQELGAIDDVIEEPLGGAHRDHYQMAARLKQYLIKQLRELCEKPKDELVAARYEKFRNIGQFLEGGVA is encoded by the coding sequence ATGTCAGCAGGTCCAGGACTTGAGTTTGAGCAGTCGCTGCAGGCGCTGGAGGCGGAGGTGCGCCGCCACGAGGCGGCGCCCGACAAGACGCCGGAGCAGCACGAGGAGCTGCGCGCGATGAAGCGCAAGCTCGCCGACGCGACGCGCGACGTTTATTCAAAACTCGACGCGTGGGACACGGTGCGCGTCGCCCGCTTGCAGGATCGGCCGAAGTTCACCGACTACGTCGAGCTGGTGTTCGATGAGTTCGTCGAACTGCACGGCGACAAATTCTTCGGTGACGACCGCGCGCTGCGCACCGGCTTCGCCAAGCTTGACGGCCTCAAGGTGATGCTCGTCGGTCACCACAAAGGCAAGACGTTCAAAGAACGGACCGAGTGCTACTTCGGCTGCGCGCACCCCGAGGGTTATCGCAAGGCGATGAGCAAGATGAAGATGGCGGCCAAGTACGGCATGCCGATCGTCTGCCTGATCGACACGCCGGGCGCGTACCCGGGCATCGGCGCCGAAGAACGCGGCCAGGCTCAGGTGATCGCCGAGAGCATGCTGCTGATGTCGAAGCTGCGGACGCCGATCGTCTGCGTCGTGATCGGCGAAGGCGGCTCGGGCGGCGCGCTGGGCATCGGCGTCGGCGACCGTGTCGCGGTCCTCGAGCACGCTTACTACTCGGTCATTAGCCCCGAGGGTTGCGCCGGCATCCTCTGGAAGAGCCACGACTACGCCGACCGCGCCGCCCGGGCGCTTCAACTCACGTCGAAGCGGCTGCAAGAGCTCGGCGCGATCGATGATGTCATCGAAGAGCCGCTCGGCGGCGCCCACCGCGACCACTACCAGATGGCGGCGCGGCTCAAGCAGTACCTGATCAAGCAACTCCGCGAGCTGTGCGAGAAGCCCAAGGACGAGTTGGTGGCGGCTCGCTACGAGAAGTTCCGCAATATCGGCCAGTTCCTCGAAGGCGGCGTGGCGTGA
- a CDS encoding serine/threonine protein kinase, with the protein MARTNEIVGDYRLFHMIRTGAVYEIWAVRPVSGNESFAIKWLPKDSSRYSSAGVRELKHEYTVGKSLDHPAVIKTYDYGTGKNGAWLLMEFFKTPNLKQQIIANVKALQWRVKEVLTNAAAGLAHMHERGWVHRDIKPDNYLINDANEVRLIDFTIAAKPTGALGKLLGSKTKIQGTYSYMGPEQIRGQGVDPRDDIYSFGCLVYEVLAGKLPFTANTPPELLQRHLKAKPPSLTVVDSNIKPEFAAFVTKMMAKKREDRPQSMKEVMVKIKNEPIFYTQPEKPKVEAAVEEKSD; encoded by the coding sequence GTGGCGCGGACTAACGAGATCGTCGGGGATTATCGCCTCTTTCACATGATCCGCACCGGCGCGGTCTACGAGATCTGGGCGGTGCGGCCCGTTTCGGGGAACGAGTCGTTCGCCATCAAGTGGCTCCCCAAGGACAGCAGCCGGTACAGCTCTGCGGGCGTCCGCGAGCTGAAGCACGAGTACACCGTCGGCAAATCGCTCGACCATCCGGCAGTGATCAAGACCTACGACTACGGCACGGGGAAGAACGGGGCGTGGCTCCTCATGGAGTTCTTCAAGACGCCCAACCTCAAGCAGCAGATTATCGCCAACGTGAAGGCGCTGCAGTGGCGGGTGAAGGAAGTCCTCACCAACGCCGCCGCGGGCCTCGCCCACATGCACGAACGCGGCTGGGTCCACCGCGACATCAAGCCCGACAATTACCTGATCAATGACGCCAACGAGGTGCGGCTGATCGACTTCACGATCGCGGCGAAGCCGACCGGAGCGCTGGGCAAGCTGCTCGGCTCGAAAACGAAGATCCAGGGGACCTACAGCTACATGGGACCTGAGCAGATCCGGGGGCAGGGGGTCGATCCGCGCGATGACATCTACAGCTTCGGCTGCCTGGTCTACGAGGTGCTCGCCGGCAAGCTGCCGTTCACCGCGAACACGCCGCCCGAACTGCTGCAACGCCACCTCAAGGCGAAGCCGCCGTCGCTGACGGTCGTCGATTCGAACATCAAGCCCGAGTTCGCCGCGTTCGTCACTAAGATGATGGCGAAGAAGCGCGAAGACCGGCCGCAGTCGATGAAAGAGGTGATGGTGAAGATCAAGAACGAGCCGATCTTCTACACCCAGCCGGAGAAGCCGAAGGTCGAAGCTGCCGTTGAAGAGAAAAGCGATTAA
- the truA gene encoding tRNA pseudouridine(38-40) synthase TruA, whose amino-acid sequence MGDNGVANEGSQARPTHWLKLTVAYDGAAYAGWQWQPSEPTVQGVLQDAWRSITHEEPCFTASGRTDAGVHAEGQVVGVETTSTIEPRRLLRGLNALLPDDVVIRAVEPAPVGFHATHDALRKTYRYQVLSGPVPPLFDRKHVWHWRAGQLDTERMGQGGAYLVGRHDFASLESTGSERSSTVRTITDLTVTSRPADGGERIDITVTGDGFLYNMVRTIAGTLVEVGRGAKPPEWVAEVLASRDRGRAGQTAPPQGLFLVRVEYA is encoded by the coding sequence GTGGGCGACAACGGCGTAGCTAACGAAGGTTCGCAGGCTAGGCCGACACACTGGCTCAAGCTCACCGTCGCCTACGACGGCGCGGCGTACGCCGGTTGGCAGTGGCAGCCGAGTGAGCCGACGGTGCAGGGCGTGCTGCAAGACGCTTGGCGCAGCATCACGCACGAAGAGCCTTGCTTTACCGCCAGCGGTCGCACCGATGCGGGCGTGCATGCCGAGGGGCAGGTCGTTGGCGTTGAGACGACATCGACGATCGAGCCGCGGCGTTTGCTGCGGGGGCTGAACGCGCTGCTGCCCGACGACGTGGTCATTCGGGCCGTCGAGCCGGCGCCGGTGGGCTTTCACGCCACGCACGACGCGTTGCGGAAGACGTACCGCTACCAGGTCCTGAGCGGCCCCGTGCCGCCGCTGTTCGACCGTAAGCACGTCTGGCACTGGCGCGCGGGGCAGCTCGACACCGAGCGGATGGGGCAGGGGGGGGCGTACCTCGTCGGTCGCCACGACTTCGCGTCGCTCGAATCGACGGGCTCGGAACGCTCGAGCACCGTCCGCACGATCACCGACCTCACCGTCACGTCGCGCCCCGCGGATGGCGGCGAGCGGATCGACATCACCGTCACCGGCGACGGCTTCCTCTACAACATGGTCCGCACGATCGCCGGCACGCTGGTGGAGGTCGGCCGCGGCGCGAAGCCGCCGGAGTGGGTCGCCGAAGTCCTCGCCAGCCGCGACCGGGGCAGGGCGGGACAGACCGCGCCCCCGCAGGGGCTTTTTTTGGTGAGGGTGGAGTACGCCTAA
- a CDS encoding aspartate-semialdehyde dehydrogenase, with protein MFETIAIVGATGAVGGIIRKLLQEREFPYKNIRFLASKRSAGTTIEFAGKSYTVEEMTPEAFQGIDLAIGSTPDPVAKEFVPWAKAAGCIVVDESGFWRMDPTVPLVIPEVNPEAAFTHQGLIASPNCSTTQMVQSLKPLHDAGRVRRVIVSTYQATSGAGVGGQRELVDASRAALDGADFTPETFSHSIAFNLIPQIGSHKHAGYTSEEMKMVFETRKILGDESIQVCPTCVRVPVSNCHSESILVETERKITVEEARELFAATPGLKVIDDVASGKYPMPKDCDGDDDTYIGRIREDLSCENGLAFWCVSDNLRKGAATNAVQIAELLVRNGAAV; from the coding sequence GTGTTCGAGACCATCGCGATCGTTGGCGCCACCGGCGCCGTGGGCGGCATCATCCGCAAGCTGCTTCAGGAGCGTGAGTTTCCCTACAAGAACATTCGCTTCTTGGCGTCCAAGCGGTCGGCGGGGACGACGATTGAGTTCGCGGGCAAGTCGTACACGGTCGAGGAGATGACGCCCGAGGCGTTCCAAGGCATCGACTTGGCGATCGGCAGCACGCCCGACCCGGTCGCCAAGGAGTTCGTCCCCTGGGCCAAGGCGGCGGGCTGCATCGTCGTCGATGAGAGCGGCTTCTGGCGGATGGACCCGACCGTCCCGCTGGTGATCCCCGAGGTGAACCCCGAGGCGGCGTTTACCCACCAGGGCCTCATCGCTAGCCCGAACTGCAGCACCACCCAGATGGTGCAATCACTGAAGCCGCTGCACGACGCGGGGCGAGTCCGCCGCGTGATCGTGAGCACCTACCAAGCCACCAGCGGCGCCGGGGTAGGGGGGCAGCGAGAGCTCGTTGACGCTTCGCGCGCGGCGCTCGACGGCGCCGACTTCACGCCGGAGACCTTCTCGCATTCGATCGCGTTTAATCTCATCCCGCAGATCGGCTCGCACAAGCACGCCGGTTACACGTCGGAAGAGATGAAGATGGTTTTTGAGACCCGCAAGATCCTCGGCGACGAGTCGATCCAGGTCTGCCCGACGTGCGTCCGCGTGCCGGTGAGCAACTGCCACAGCGAGAGCATCCTGGTGGAGACCGAGCGCAAGATCACCGTCGAAGAGGCGCGTGAGCTGTTCGCCGCGACGCCGGGCCTCAAGGTCATCGACGATGTCGCCAGCGGCAAGTACCCGATGCCCAAGGATTGCGACGGCGACGACGACACCTACATCGGCCGCATCCGCGAAGACCTCTCATGCGAAAACGGCCTGGCGTTCTGGTGCGTGAGCGACAATTTGCGCAAGGGCGCCGCGACCAACGCCGTGCAGATCGCCGAGCTGCTGGTCCGCAACGGGGCGGCGGTGTGA
- a CDS encoding HTTM domain-containing protein yields MKAALAAVKTYFADLAAAWDDFWFRPADPAVLSAIRVVTGLLLFWTHLVWSFGLMAFFGSEGWVPPELHERMTDPRIGVNFFDFLQAPWAVWTFHVMSLIVFFLLTIGLFSRTVAVWSFLAALSYALHVTPGAFFGLDKINCFLAMYVMLGPCGARYSVDRLLRIRRGVEDADPDYVDESWTANLALRLIQLHLCVIYLFGGFGKLQGRMWWTGESIWMSVANVEYRSLDMTWLAGHLRMAELLAHGTVFFELFYCCLIWSRWARPWVLLTAVGVHAFIGLAMGMPEFALAMLTMNAAFLPVALVRGVLDPISKRAGGMLASKPKPKEPKEKTKE; encoded by the coding sequence ATGAAAGCCGCCCTGGCAGCTGTGAAGACCTACTTCGCCGATCTCGCCGCGGCGTGGGACGACTTCTGGTTTCGGCCCGCGGACCCGGCGGTGCTGTCGGCGATCCGCGTCGTGACCGGCTTGCTGCTCTTCTGGACGCACCTTGTGTGGTCCTTTGGCCTCATGGCGTTCTTCGGCTCCGAAGGATGGGTCCCGCCAGAGCTACACGAGCGGATGACCGATCCGCGGATCGGCGTCAATTTCTTCGACTTCTTGCAGGCGCCGTGGGCCGTTTGGACGTTCCATGTGATGAGCCTGATTGTCTTCTTCCTGCTGACGATCGGGCTTTTCAGCCGGACGGTCGCGGTCTGGTCGTTCTTGGCGGCGCTGAGCTATGCGCTGCACGTCACGCCGGGGGCGTTTTTCGGCCTCGACAAGATCAACTGCTTCTTGGCGATGTACGTGATGCTCGGCCCGTGCGGCGCGCGGTACAGCGTGGATCGCCTGCTGCGGATACGGCGCGGCGTCGAGGACGCCGACCCCGATTACGTCGATGAGTCGTGGACGGCGAATCTCGCCTTGCGGCTCATCCAGCTGCACCTCTGCGTGATCTACCTCTTCGGCGGCTTCGGCAAGCTGCAGGGCCGTATGTGGTGGACAGGCGAGTCGATCTGGATGTCGGTCGCCAACGTCGAGTATCGCTCGCTCGACATGACGTGGCTCGCCGGGCACCTGCGGATGGCGGAGCTGCTCGCCCACGGCACCGTCTTCTTCGAGCTGTTCTACTGCTGCCTGATCTGGAGCCGCTGGGCCCGGCCGTGGGTGCTGCTCACGGCGGTCGGCGTGCACGCGTTCATCGGCCTGGCGATGGGAATGCCCGAGTTTGCTTTGGCGATGCTCACAATGAACGCCGCGTTCCTGCCGGTCGCTTTGGTGCGGGGTGTGCTCGACCCCATCAGCAAACGGGCCGGCGGGATGCTGGCCAGCAAGCCGAAGCCGAAAGAGCCAAAAGAGAAGACGAAGGAGTAA